The following are from one region of the Bacteroidota bacterium genome:
- the gatB gene encoding Asp-tRNA(Asn)/Glu-tRNA(Gln) amidotransferase subunit GatB produces the protein MADSIYDKYEPVIGLEVHTQLLTKSKAYASDAVEYGAMPNTLVSPLTLGLPGTLPMSNHRVIEFAIRLGLATHCTIRERNEYARKNYFYADLPKGYQVTQDKTPICTNGFIHIKNSDGSEKQIGIHRIHMEEDAGKSMHDTDPTDTLVDLNRAGTPLLEVVSEPELRSADEAYKYLTEVRRLVRYLDICDGNMEEGSLRCDANVSVRIKGAEKFGRKVEVKNMNSISNVKRAIEHEIKRQIDIIESGGIVAQDTRAFDATTGTTSSLRSKEDANDYRYFPEPDLQPVIVSQEEIAKAKKNLPPLPGELFKKYTKDLHLSDYDAGVLTDAKEIALFFEEILKHTSNAKAAANWVMGPVKSFLNENALHISEFPVSTERLASLITLVDSGKVSHAMASQRIFPLMTKEISKTPLQLAEENNLVQESDSDALLGIIKEAVAKYPAKAAEYRNGKTNLLGLFMGEVMKLSKGKADPKATNELLRKILEEQL, from the coding sequence ATGGCCGATTCCATTTACGACAAATATGAGCCGGTGATCGGGCTTGAAGTGCATACGCAACTGCTTACAAAAAGTAAAGCGTATGCATCCGATGCTGTCGAATATGGCGCCATGCCCAATACACTGGTCAGTCCGCTTACACTTGGTTTGCCGGGAACACTCCCGATGAGTAATCATCGCGTGATCGAATTTGCTATCCGCCTTGGCCTCGCTACGCATTGCACTATACGCGAGCGCAACGAGTACGCGCGGAAAAATTATTTCTACGCCGACCTTCCGAAAGGATACCAGGTCACGCAGGATAAAACTCCGATCTGCACGAATGGATTCATTCACATAAAAAATTCTGACGGAAGTGAAAAACAGATAGGCATTCACCGGATTCACATGGAAGAAGATGCCGGAAAAAGTATGCACGATACTGATCCAACAGATACACTTGTTGATCTTAATCGTGCAGGAACACCTTTGCTGGAAGTTGTGAGTGAACCGGAATTACGTTCTGCCGACGAAGCTTACAAATATCTCACAGAGGTCCGGCGCCTGGTTCGCTATCTCGACATCTGCGATGGAAATATGGAAGAAGGAAGTCTGCGTTGTGATGCGAATGTTTCCGTGCGCATAAAAGGTGCGGAAAAATTCGGAAGGAAAGTGGAAGTGAAAAATATGAATTCGATCAGCAATGTGAAACGCGCGATTGAACATGAAATAAAAAGACAGATCGATATCATCGAATCGGGAGGAATTGTTGCGCAGGACACGCGCGCATTCGACGCAACAACCGGAACAACGTCTTCTCTCCGGAGCAAGGAAGATGCGAATGACTACCGTTATTTTCCGGAACCGGATCTTCAGCCGGTGATCGTTTCGCAGGAGGAAATTGCAAAAGCTAAAAAAAATCTCCCCCCGCTTCCCGGCGAACTTTTTAAAAAATATACAAAGGATCTTCACCTGTCGGATTATGATGCGGGCGTACTCACGGATGCAAAAGAGATCGCACTTTTTTTCGAAGAGATCCTGAAGCACACCTCGAATGCAAAAGCTGCTGCTAATTGGGTAATGGGCCCGGTGAAATCTTTTCTCAATGAAAATGCGCTGCACATTTCAGAATTTCCTGTGAGTACTGAACGTCTCGCATCGCTTATTACACTCGTCGATTCCGGGAAAGTGAGTCACGCCATGGCGAGCCAGCGCATATTTCCACTCATGACAAAGGAAATTTCGAAAACACCGCTCCAGCTTGCAGAAGAAAATAATCTCGTCCAGGAAAGTGACAGTGATGCGTTGCTCGGGATCATCAAAGAAGCCGTCGCAAAATATCCGGCGAAAGCAGCGGAATACCGGAACGGAAAAACAAATCTTCTCGGGTTGTTCATGGGTGAAGTGATGAAACTTTCCAAAGGAAAAGCAGATCCGAAAGCAACAAACGAATTACTCAGAAAAATCCTGGAGGAACAGCTATGA
- a CDS encoding AAA family ATPase translates to MQELFEIQARLIEDLPGVPDRYIAGSINWKHRLILVKGSRGVGKTTLLLRQLHRQFGESRKGLYVSLDNLWFSENRLVDLADDLYKKGGTHLFVDEVHKYPNWSQHLKNIYDSYPKLHVVATGSSILELLKGNADLSRRAVVYDMHGLSFREFLQLKTGEKFDAISLKDLIRNHVAISRKICAKIRPLEFFNDYLKHGYYPFFMEGTDAYYTRLNNVINTSLETDIVLCRHVDPSYIIKLKRLLYMVALAPPMQPNLLKLSSTIEVSRQTILQYFDHLADAKLFSLLRESKKGYGTMTKPEKIYLQNTNLSYCISKEGANAGNLRETFFINQVSSHHKVEAPQDGDFIVDGHFTFEVGGKNKDRKQVKGIKNSFLALDNIEYGSGDRIPLWLFGFFY, encoded by the coding sequence ATGCAGGAGCTTTTTGAAATCCAGGCGCGCCTCATAGAAGATCTGCCTGGCGTGCCGGATCGTTACATTGCCGGAAGTATCAACTGGAAGCACCGGCTGATCCTTGTCAAAGGGTCGCGTGGTGTGGGGAAGACCACTTTACTGCTTCGGCAACTCCATCGCCAGTTCGGGGAAAGCCGCAAAGGATTATACGTTTCACTCGACAATCTCTGGTTTTCCGAAAATCGTCTCGTGGATCTTGCTGATGATCTTTATAAAAAAGGAGGCACGCATCTTTTTGTGGATGAAGTGCACAAATACCCCAATTGGTCGCAGCACCTGAAAAATATTTACGATTCTTATCCGAAACTGCATGTGGTAGCGACTGGTTCTTCCATCCTCGAATTACTGAAAGGTAATGCAGACCTGAGCAGAAGAGCTGTGGTCTATGATATGCACGGGCTTTCATTCCGTGAATTTCTTCAATTGAAAACCGGTGAAAAATTCGATGCCATATCATTGAAGGACCTGATCAGGAATCATGTTGCGATCTCCCGGAAGATATGCGCTAAGATCAGGCCACTGGAATTTTTCAACGATTACCTGAAGCACGGATATTATCCTTTTTTTATGGAAGGAACGGATGCCTATTACACACGATTGAACAATGTGATCAACACTTCACTTGAAACAGATATTGTGCTGTGCAGGCACGTGGATCCATCCTACATCATAAAACTAAAACGATTACTGTACATGGTAGCACTTGCGCCACCGATGCAACCGAATCTTTTAAAACTGAGTAGTACCATTGAAGTTTCGAGGCAAACCATTTTGCAATACTTCGATCACCTTGCTGATGCGAAACTTTTTTCGTTGCTGCGTGAATCAAAAAAAGGTTACGGCACCATGACCAAACCCGAAAAGATATATTTACAAAACACCAATCTCTCCTATTGCATTTCGAAGGAAGGTGCGAACGCAGGAAATCTAAGGGAAACATTTTTCATTAACCAGGTATCATCGCATCATAAAGTGGAAGCGCCACAGGATGGAGATTTTATCGTTGACGGGCATTTTACATTTGAAGTAGGAGGGAAGAACAAAGACCGGAAGCAGGTGAAAGGAATAAAAAATTCTTTTTTAGCACTCGATAACATCGAATACGGTTCGGGTGACAGAATACCACTGTGGCTTTTCGGATTTTTTTATTGA
- a CDS encoding acylphosphatase produces MKRLSIHVTGKVQGVFFRASTATKAKQIGLTGFVRNEKDGSVYLEAQGNEKQLEEFLVWCRRGPERAVVKEIVVDEISFTAQDDFFILK; encoded by the coding sequence ATGAAACGTCTTTCCATTCACGTAACGGGAAAAGTACAGGGCGTTTTTTTCCGCGCGTCCACAGCAACAAAAGCGAAACAGATCGGCCTTACCGGGTTTGTGCGCAATGAGAAAGATGGAAGTGTTTACCTGGAAGCACAGGGAAATGAAAAGCAGTTGGAAGAATTTCTCGTGTGGTGCAGGCGCGGGCCTGAGCGCGCGGTAGTGAAAGAAATTGTGGTGGATGAAATTTCATTCACAGCACAGGATGATTTTTTCATTCTGAAATAA
- a CDS encoding PA0069 family radical SAM protein, whose product MSEEKKSGDHFRGRGAQINPQNRFLKQERVMEHYEQIDEPLLLDEKTEIIFTHPKTIINKVNSPDLMGLSMNPYQGCEHGCVYCYARNTHTYWGYSAGLDFERKIIVKENAAEILAKELSNPKRIPEPIMFAGNTDIYQPVERKLGITRKMLEVLLKFRHPVGMITKNALIRRDLDLLSEMAKLKLVHVMISITGVDEEFRMKTEPRTASYKQRFETVQQLSQAGIPVGVMVAPIIYGLNSHEIPEVLKAASEAGAITASYTIVRLNGDVRIIFKDWLKKNYPDREQKVLHGIEDTHGGQINDSRFGTRMRGEGEIAKSINRLFKISKAKYFPEKSKFEYDLSLFDPRAGDAQMKLF is encoded by the coding sequence ATGAGCGAAGAAAAAAAATCCGGTGATCATTTCCGCGGCCGCGGCGCACAGATCAATCCACAGAATCGTTTTCTGAAACAGGAACGTGTGATGGAACATTACGAGCAGATCGATGAACCGCTTTTGCTCGACGAAAAAACAGAAATTATTTTCACGCATCCGAAAACCATCATCAACAAGGTGAACAGTCCCGATCTCATGGGGCTCTCGATGAATCCTTACCAGGGTTGCGAGCACGGGTGCGTGTACTGTTATGCGCGCAACACGCATACGTACTGGGGCTACAGCGCGGGACTTGATTTCGAACGGAAAATAATTGTGAAAGAAAATGCGGCAGAAATTCTTGCCAAAGAACTTTCTAATCCAAAAAGAATTCCGGAACCCATCATGTTCGCAGGCAACACCGATATTTATCAGCCGGTGGAAAGAAAGTTAGGCATCACGCGGAAGATGCTGGAAGTGCTTTTGAAATTCCGTCACCCGGTTGGAATGATTACAAAAAATGCACTCATTCGCCGGGATCTTGATCTTCTTTCAGAAATGGCAAAATTGAAACTCGTTCACGTCATGATCAGCATCACCGGCGTCGATGAAGAATTCAGAATGAAAACGGAACCGCGCACTGCTTCTTACAAACAACGATTTGAAACCGTGCAACAACTTTCCCAGGCGGGAATTCCTGTTGGTGTGATGGTTGCACCCATCATTTACGGATTGAACAGTCACGAAATTCCGGAGGTACTGAAAGCTGCTTCTGAAGCAGGAGCGATCACTGCGAGCTATACGATCGTGCGGTTGAATGGTGATGTAAGGATTATTTTCAAAGACTGGCTGAAAAAAAATTATCCCGACCGCGAACAGAAAGTGCTGCACGGAATTGAAGATACGCACGGAGGACAGATCAACGACAGCCGTTTCGGAACGCGCATGCGCGGAGAAGGAGAAATTGCAAAAAGCATCAATCGTCTTTTTAAAATTTCGAAAGCAAAGTATTTCCCTGAGAAAAGTAAATTCGAATACGATCTTTCGCTTTTCGATCCTCGCGCGGGCGATGCGCAGATGAAATTATTTTGA
- a CDS encoding DUF1573 domain-containing protein — protein MKTLFTFSLFFLFVFNALHSQTLELYRHDVLLDTVPFKFERSSKTYDYSKFREIRIGCLNTGKKDLVFTTAQQAVIHDTAWLPATPNVHYPNSLKPGQYGEISIIYTGNTISVERIKIISNSRTGAEIIALHCTYKDPVTINYDNKLYNFKVKEGDLAHFNCVIMNNGTKTITVDSVSFAEPTLSVAMKLPVKVDPGKAVEVKLNGNSKGKMNFYYGGNPAFFFHADKGREDFVTQEFSCVIIPNLVFQGPDTFFVRHEKRGTTVTGEFKFVNKGSVTLDASKSGNPCIVFDKTSIAPGENFSVKVSYNTLLADSGHFTKEFPILFSPFFYSFSVYMAGEVDGKWEGKNSLVSGVDATIDYGTISNDSVKVVKRVITMKNNSGVAITVTGATTSDGAHAGCSKKDAIQPGENFQVIFIYDATHVGIFERAISITYTSADCTNGLFTKVIRVKGEVKGK, from the coding sequence GTGAAAACCCTGTTCACTTTTTCACTTTTTTTTCTTTTCGTTTTTAACGCGCTTCATTCGCAGACGCTGGAACTTTACCGCCACGATGTTTTGCTCGATACGGTTCCGTTTAAATTCGAGCGCTCTTCAAAAACCTATGATTATTCAAAATTCCGCGAGATCAGGATCGGCTGCCTGAACACCGGAAAAAAAGATCTCGTTTTTACCACGGCGCAGCAAGCGGTGATACATGATACGGCCTGGTTGCCCGCTACACCGAATGTGCATTATCCCAATTCTCTCAAGCCCGGACAGTACGGGGAAATTTCAATTATCTATACAGGGAATACAATTTCAGTGGAACGCATAAAAATAATTTCAAATTCAAGAACGGGTGCAGAGATCATTGCCCTGCATTGCACTTACAAAGATCCTGTGACGATAAATTATGACAACAAACTCTACAATTTCAAAGTGAAAGAAGGAGATCTTGCACATTTCAATTGCGTGATCATGAACAACGGAACAAAAACGATCACTGTTGATTCTGTTTCTTTTGCAGAACCAACGCTGAGCGTCGCCATGAAACTTCCGGTGAAAGTCGATCCCGGAAAAGCGGTAGAAGTAAAACTAAATGGGAATTCGAAAGGAAAAATGAATTTTTATTATGGTGGAAATCCTGCTTTCTTTTTTCATGCCGATAAAGGGCGGGAAGATTTTGTGACGCAGGAGTTCTCCTGTGTGATCATCCCCAATCTTGTCTTCCAGGGGCCCGATACATTTTTTGTCCGTCATGAAAAACGCGGAACAACTGTAACCGGCGAATTCAAATTCGTCAACAAAGGAAGCGTTACGCTCGACGCATCGAAATCCGGCAATCCCTGCATTGTGTTCGATAAAACCAGCATTGCGCCGGGAGAAAATTTTTCTGTGAAAGTTTCTTACAATACTTTGCTTGCAGATTCCGGGCATTTCACAAAAGAATTTCCGATCCTCTTCTCGCCGTTCTTTTATAGTTTCAGTGTGTACATGGCTGGCGAAGTGGATGGAAAATGGGAAGGAAAAAATTCTCTCGTAAGTGGTGTCGATGCAACTATCGACTACGGAACTATTTCAAACGACTCGGTGAAAGTGGTCAAGCGCGTGATCACGATGAAAAATAATTCAGGGGTGGCGATCACAGTTACCGGTGCAACTACATCCGACGGCGCACATGCAGGATGCTCGAAAAAAGATGCGATACAGCCGGGTGAAAATTTCCAGGTGATTTTTATTTACGATGCAACGCATGTCGGAATTTTTGAAAGAGCAATCAGCATCACTTATACTTCTGCGGATTGTACCAATGGACTTTTTACGAAAGTGATCCGGGTAAAAGGAGAAGTGAAAGGGAAGTGA